The following coding sequences lie in one Tachysurus fulvidraco isolate hzauxx_2018 chromosome 19, HZAU_PFXX_2.0, whole genome shotgun sequence genomic window:
- the LOC113645789 gene encoding apoptosis facilitator Bcl-2-like protein 14, whose protein sequence is MENGVQEQPLNQADLLAQMFPTDSLEYKLLLRYVQKKIDSHPTQSNNVGEVKAATHPQNHHKTQKNKKRKFLKIISCIRPEREDEDCVTRPPHRQPATAGSSDSDQEEVEQIVNKLTKLTDKVHFKSTDIETDGDDLVEELVELLREHGDKLNEKIQKDHMLMKQLQDSLSYGFFKKLARSFIHRLSPEELPATQSRKQAEIAITFELTSRLNAMDSHPMNRVLGFGATYLQDYFTPWVNQQGGYEKVFSTDSDAKEEVE, encoded by the exons GAACCAGGCAGACCTGCTTGCACAGATGTTTCCCACAGACAGTCTGGAGTACAAACTCCTTTTGAGGTACGTACAGAAGAAAATAGACAGTCATCCCACCCAAAGCAACAATGTGGGAGAGGTGAAGGCTGCTACACATCCTCAGAACCaccataaaacacagaaaaataagaaGCGTAAATTTCTGAAGATCATAAGCTGCATTCGGCCAGAGAGGGAAGATGAAGATTGTGTGACTAGACCTCCTCACAGACAACCGGCAACTGCAGGTTCAT CTGATTCAGACCAGGAAGAAGTTGAACAAATCGTCAACAAGTTGACTAAACTCACAGataaagttcattttaaatctACGGATATAGAAACTGATGGTGACG ATCTTGTGGAGGAATTAGTGGAACTGCTTCGGGAACATGGAGATAAACTTAACGAGAAA ATACAAAAGGACCACATGCTTATGAAACAGCTGCAGGACTCTCTGTCATAcggtttctttaaaaaattggCCCGTAGCTTTATACACAGACTAAGTCCGGAGGAGCTTCCTGCTACACAGAGCCGAAAGCAAGCTGAGATCGCGATCACCTTTGAGCTGACCAGCCGCCTAAATGCCATGGACTCCCATCCTATGAACCGAGTGCTGGGCTTTGGTGCTACATACCTGCAGGACTACTTCACCCCCTGGGTCAACCAACAAGGCGGCTAT gAAAAAGTTTTCAGCACAGACAGTGATGCTAAAGAGGAAGTCGAATAA